A genomic stretch from Erwinia sp. E_sp_B01_1 includes:
- a CDS encoding sugar kinase, which yields MTLHENGTLDAVTLGEAMAMFVATETGDLAAAESFIKRIAGAELNVAIGLARLGLKVGWVSRVGDDSFGRFTLQQLEKEGVDHRQVTTDNRYPTGFQLKSRVEDGSDPLVEYFRKGSAASHLSPDDFNRDYFGSARHLHLSGVAAAISDSSLALAKHAAQEMKQMGKTISFDPNLRPVLWSSEREMAKQLNSLAAFADWVLPGISEGKILTGHDRPEAIADFYLDMGVKAVIVKTGCDGAWYKTSQGEKGQVEAIRTENVVDTVGAGDGFAVGVISALLEGKTLPAAIRRGNKIGSLAIQVTGDSEGLPTRARLGDY from the coding sequence ATGACCCTGCATGAGAACGGAACGCTGGATGCTGTCACCCTGGGTGAAGCGATGGCGATGTTTGTAGCGACGGAGACGGGCGATCTGGCCGCTGCCGAAAGCTTTATTAAACGCATTGCCGGAGCTGAGCTGAACGTGGCTATTGGCCTCGCCAGGCTGGGCCTGAAAGTGGGCTGGGTCAGCCGGGTGGGTGACGACTCCTTTGGCCGCTTCACCCTGCAACAGCTGGAAAAAGAGGGTGTTGATCATCGTCAGGTCACCACTGACAATCGCTATCCCACCGGCTTCCAGCTGAAATCCAGAGTAGAGGATGGCTCAGACCCGCTGGTGGAATATTTCCGTAAAGGGTCGGCCGCCAGCCACCTGTCACCGGATGACTTTAACCGTGATTATTTTGGTTCGGCACGTCACCTGCATCTCAGCGGCGTAGCGGCTGCCATCTCAGACAGTTCGCTGGCGCTGGCAAAACACGCCGCGCAGGAGATGAAGCAGATGGGCAAAACCATCTCCTTCGATCCCAATCTGCGCCCGGTATTGTGGTCAAGCGAGCGCGAGATGGCGAAGCAGCTCAACTCGCTGGCCGCCTTTGCAGACTGGGTACTGCCGGGCATCAGCGAAGGAAAAATATTAACCGGCCACGATCGGCCAGAAGCGATAGCCGATTTTTACCTGGATATGGGCGTCAAAGCGGTGATTGTGAAAACCGGCTGCGACGGCGCCTGGTATAAAACTTCACAGGGCGAAAAAGGCCAGGTCGAAGCGATCAGAACAGAAAACGTGGTGGACACCGTGGGCGCAGGCGATGGCTTTGCGGTTGGGGTGATCAGCGCGCTACTGGAAGGAAAAACGCTGCCCGCGGCTATCCGACGGGGCAACAAAATAGGTTCACTGGCTATCCAGGTTACCGGCGACAGCGAAGGCCTGCCAACGCGTGCCCGTCTGGGTGACTACTGA
- a CDS encoding DNA-3-methyladenine glycosylase I, with protein sequence MQRCGWVTQDPLYLAYHDTEWGVPVTDTQKLFEMICLEGQMAGLSWLTVLRKRENYRNAFHHFDPQAVALMGEADVDRLMLDSGIIRHRGKISAIIANARALLAMEAKGEAFNHYLWGFVGNEPQIHRHEDFRTAPAFSPASDALSKSLKKKGFKFVGTTTCYSFMQACGLINDHTTGCFCHPDNLT encoded by the coding sequence ATGCAGCGATGCGGTTGGGTTACTCAGGATCCTCTTTACCTTGCTTACCACGATACCGAATGGGGTGTGCCGGTTACCGACACGCAGAAGCTGTTTGAAATGATCTGCCTTGAAGGCCAGATGGCCGGGCTTTCCTGGCTGACGGTGCTGCGGAAACGTGAAAATTATCGCAATGCGTTTCATCATTTTGATCCCCAGGCCGTGGCCCTGATGGGAGAAGCAGATGTGGACCGGCTGATGCTGGACAGCGGCATCATTCGCCACCGGGGAAAAATTTCCGCCATCATTGCTAATGCGCGGGCGCTTCTTGCTATGGAGGCTAAAGGTGAGGCATTTAATCACTATCTCTGGGGTTTTGTCGGTAACGAACCCCAGATTCACCGGCATGAGGATTTTCGCACGGCACCTGCCTTCAGCCCGGCTTCAGACGCCCTTTCCAAATCGCTAAAAAAGAAAGGTTTCAAATTCGTTGGTACCACCACCTGTTACTCCTTTATGCAGGCGTGCGGGCTGATCAACGACCATACCACGGGCTGTTTTTGCCATCCGGACAACCTGACGTAG
- a CDS encoding OmpA family lipoprotein, producing the protein MKKRYITLALVLSGTIALSGCTTNPYTGEREAGKAGVGAGLGAALGAGVGMLSSSKKDRGKGALIGAAAGAALGGGAGYYMDAQEAKLREKMRGTGVSVTRQGDNIVLNMPNNVTFDSSSSSLKPEGANTLTGVAMVLKEYPKTAVNVAGYTDSTGSRQLNMTLSQQRADSVGSSLITQGVAANRIRTTGMGPDNPVASNSTTEGKAQNRRVEITLSPLQ; encoded by the coding sequence ATGAAGAAGCGCTATATCACCCTCGCTCTGGTTTTGAGCGGTACGATTGCTCTGTCTGGCTGTACAACTAACCCTTATACCGGTGAGCGCGAAGCCGGTAAGGCTGGCGTAGGTGCCGGTCTTGGTGCCGCCCTTGGTGCTGGCGTTGGCATGCTCTCCTCTTCCAAAAAAGATCGCGGCAAAGGCGCACTGATTGGTGCCGCCGCCGGTGCAGCACTGGGAGGTGGAGCAGGTTATTATATGGATGCGCAGGAAGCCAAACTGCGTGAGAAAATGCGTGGAACAGGCGTCAGTGTGACCCGCCAGGGCGACAATATCGTGCTGAATATGCCGAACAACGTCACCTTTGACAGCAGCAGCAGCAGCCTGAAACCTGAGGGCGCAAATACCCTGACCGGCGTGGCGATGGTCCTGAAAGAGTATCCGAAAACCGCGGTTAACGTGGCTGGCTATACCGACAGCACCGGCAGCCGTCAGCTGAATATGACGCTGTCGCAACAGCGTGCAGACAGCGTTGGCAGCTCCCTGATCACCCAGGGTGTGGCAGCCAACCGTATCCGCACCACCGGAATGGGTCCGGACAATCCTGTGGCTTCCAACAGCACAACCGAAGGCAAAGCGCAGAACCGTCGTGTGGAAATCACCCTGAGTCCTCTGCAGTAA
- a CDS encoding MFS transporter produces the protein MNKHTIAPKRWWYIMPIVFITYSLAYLDRANFSFASAAGINDDLGITKGMSSLLGALFFLGYFFFQIPGAIYAERRSVKKLVFVCLILWGICASLTGMVSNIPMLAAIRFVLGVVEAAVMPAMLIYISNWFTKSERSRANTFLILGNPVTVLWMSVVSGYLIEAFGWREMFIIEGIPAVIWAVAWWFMVQDKPAQAKWLSDAEKAALQAQLEKEQENIKAVRNYGEAFKSRNVIILCVQYFTWSIGVYGFVLWLPSILRNGTQMGMVEAGWLSAVPYLAATVAMIVVSWASDKLQNRKLFVWPLLLIGALAFLGSYLVGPNNFWLSFTLLVIAGAAMYAPYGPFFAIIPEMLPRNVAGGAMALINAMGALGSFLGSWVVGYLNGATGSPSASYIFMGASLLISVWLTLIVKPAENNIPPMPRGAKHA, from the coding sequence ATGAATAAGCATACAATCGCGCCTAAACGCTGGTGGTATATCATGCCCATCGTGTTTATTACCTACAGCCTGGCCTATCTGGACAGGGCGAACTTCAGCTTCGCCTCGGCTGCAGGAATAAACGACGATCTGGGGATCACCAAAGGCATGTCATCGCTGCTGGGCGCCCTGTTCTTCCTCGGCTACTTCTTTTTCCAGATCCCTGGCGCCATCTATGCTGAACGCCGCAGCGTGAAAAAACTGGTGTTTGTCTGTCTGATCCTCTGGGGTATCTGCGCCTCGCTCACTGGCATGGTCAGCAACATTCCGATGCTGGCAGCTATCCGTTTTGTGCTGGGCGTGGTTGAAGCCGCAGTGATGCCAGCCATGCTGATTTACATCAGTAACTGGTTCACCAAGTCCGAGCGCTCCCGTGCCAATACCTTCCTGATCCTGGGTAACCCGGTCACCGTGCTGTGGATGTCAGTGGTGTCCGGCTACCTGATTGAAGCCTTCGGCTGGCGCGAGATGTTTATTATTGAGGGCATTCCGGCGGTTATCTGGGCCGTAGCCTGGTGGTTTATGGTGCAGGACAAACCGGCGCAGGCGAAATGGCTGAGCGATGCGGAAAAAGCGGCCCTGCAGGCGCAGTTGGAGAAAGAGCAGGAAAATATCAAAGCCGTGCGGAATTACGGCGAAGCCTTTAAATCGCGTAACGTTATTATTCTGTGTGTTCAGTACTTTACCTGGAGTATTGGCGTTTACGGTTTTGTGCTGTGGCTGCCCTCTATTTTACGTAACGGCACGCAGATGGGCATGGTCGAGGCGGGCTGGCTCTCTGCCGTCCCTTATCTGGCTGCCACCGTGGCGATGATTGTCGTCTCCTGGGCTTCGGATAAGCTACAAAACCGTAAACTGTTTGTCTGGCCACTGCTGCTGATTGGTGCGCTGGCGTTTTTAGGGTCATACCTGGTAGGGCCAAATAATTTCTGGCTGTCATTTACGCTGCTGGTGATCGCCGGTGCTGCAATGTACGCCCCTTACGGCCCGTTCTTCGCCATCATCCCGGAAATGCTGCCGCGTAACGTTGCTGGTGGCGCGATGGCGCTGATCAATGCGATGGGTGCACTGGGTTCATTCCTGGGGTCATGGGTGGTAGGTTATCTGAACGGCGCCACCGGCAGTCCTTCTGCTTCGTATATCTTTATGGGTGCATCGCTGCTGATCTCGGTCTGGCTGACGCTGATAGTTAAGCCAGCGGAGAACAACATCCCCCCGATGCCCCGCGGCGCTAAACACGCTTAA
- a CDS encoding LacI family DNA-binding transcriptional regulator: MNRKAARATISDVARAANTGKTSVSRYLNGEQHVLSSDLKQRIETAIAELNYRPSQMARGLKRGRTRLIGLIIADITNPYSVSVMSGVEAACRAQGFTLLMCNTNNEVDQEQHYLNLLSSYQVEGIVVNAVGMREEALSHLQQSLLPMVLIDRKIPDFPCDVVGLNNDEAATQVTSHLIEQDFQAILFVTEPLGMVNTRHERLQAFHRTMARHPERFAGQSEVALNDPAAMDRALKAFWQQHHTRRCAVLVVNGALTLQVARSLKRLELVWGEKIGLLGFDELEWSELAGVGITTLKQPTWQIGYSALEQVIRRIEGDTAPPYEGLFSGELIVRDSTKFTARKA; this comes from the coding sequence ATGAACCGCAAGGCTGCACGAGCCACCATCAGCGACGTCGCCAGAGCGGCTAATACCGGGAAAACCAGCGTCTCGCGCTATCTTAATGGCGAGCAGCATGTCCTTTCGTCTGATTTAAAGCAGCGGATTGAAACGGCCATCGCAGAACTTAACTACCGCCCAAGCCAGATGGCTCGCGGTCTTAAGCGGGGCCGCACCCGGCTGATCGGGCTGATTATTGCTGATATCACCAACCCCTATTCGGTCAGCGTGATGTCCGGCGTGGAAGCAGCGTGCCGGGCACAGGGCTTTACCCTGTTGATGTGTAACACCAACAATGAGGTCGATCAGGAGCAGCATTATCTCAACCTGCTCAGTAGCTATCAGGTTGAGGGCATCGTGGTGAATGCGGTTGGCATGCGGGAAGAGGCGCTGAGCCATCTTCAGCAATCTTTGCTGCCAATGGTGCTGATTGACCGTAAAATTCCGGATTTCCCCTGCGATGTGGTCGGGCTGAACAACGATGAAGCGGCGACCCAGGTGACCAGCCATCTGATCGAGCAGGATTTTCAGGCGATCCTGTTTGTCACTGAGCCGCTGGGGATGGTTAACACCCGTCACGAACGTCTGCAGGCCTTTCATCGCACAATGGCCCGACACCCCGAACGCTTTGCCGGACAGAGTGAAGTAGCCCTTAACGATCCTGCCGCCATGGATCGGGCACTGAAAGCCTTCTGGCAACAACATCATACCAGGCGCTGCGCCGTGCTGGTGGTGAACGGTGCCCTGACCCTTCAGGTTGCCCGTTCCCTCAAGCGTCTTGAGCTGGTGTGGGGTGAAAAAATCGGCCTGCTGGGCTTTGACGAACTTGAATGGTCAGAGCTGGCTGGCGTGGGGATCACCACGCTGAAGCAGCCGACGTGGCAAATAGGGTATTCCGCCCTGGAACAGGTTATCCGCCGGATTGAGGGCGACACCGCTCCGCCTTATGAAGGCCTCTTTTCCGGCGAGTTGATTGTCAGGGACTCCACAAAATTCACTGCCCGCAAAGCCTGA